In Flavobacteriales bacterium, a single genomic region encodes these proteins:
- a CDS encoding beta-ketoacyl synthase, translating to MKKELYIQARTSLSSLGTEYRLIQKNILEHNGCFQEFNHSYVAKNLQEDLFDEFLNQFPQYKKLDRSVQFILFLGNRLQAKTTIPAQSGINIASSRGASNLWEAQYKKHLKQEPLSVFTSPNTTLGNVSSHLSNHLNTSGINISHSITCSSSLHAIANAAAWIQSGMSDSFIVGGTESCISSFSVSMFKKLGIYSPFGLPYPSKPLEENPKKSSMILGEGAGLLLLSSEKNNALAKIEGIGFATEEFKHPAAISDTGAGYLESMEKACEAVHKKEIDLILLHAPGTLQGDRAEIEACKNFDSEIPIFSTKYLYGHTLGASGILNIDFALHLFEMQEFNIDLPYPNTLKNKTIQQPKKILINASGFGGNTVSILISKA from the coding sequence TTGAAAAAAGAACTTTATATACAAGCCAGAACTTCCTTATCGTCTTTAGGAACGGAATACAGGCTCATTCAAAAAAATATTTTGGAACATAATGGATGTTTTCAAGAGTTTAATCATTCTTATGTAGCCAAAAACCTTCAAGAAGATCTTTTTGATGAATTCTTAAACCAGTTTCCTCAGTATAAAAAATTGGATAGAAGTGTTCAATTCATTCTCTTTTTAGGAAATAGATTACAGGCAAAAACGACTATTCCTGCTCAATCAGGAATAAATATCGCTTCATCAAGAGGTGCTAGTAATCTTTGGGAAGCACAATATAAAAAACACCTAAAACAAGAACCATTATCTGTTTTCACTTCTCCAAATACCACTTTAGGAAATGTTTCTAGTCATTTAAGTAATCACCTAAATACAAGCGGAATAAATATCAGTCATTCCATTACGTGTAGTTCTAGCCTCCATGCCATTGCCAATGCTGCTGCTTGGATTCAATCTGGGATGAGTGATTCTTTTATCGTGGGAGGAACAGAATCTTGTATATCAAGTTTTAGTGTATCGATGTTTAAAAAACTGGGAATTTATTCTCCTTTCGGACTCCCCTACCCCTCCAAACCTTTGGAAGAAAACCCAAAAAAATCTTCCATGATTTTAGGCGAAGGTGCAGGGCTTTTACTTCTTTCTTCCGAAAAGAACAATGCTTTGGCAAAAATAGAAGGAATTGGTTTTGCTACCGAAGAATTTAAACACCCCGCTGCCATTTCAGATACAGGAGCAGGATATCTTGAAAGCATGGAAAAAGCTTGTGAAGCAGTCCATAAAAAAGAGATCGACTTAATTCTCCTTCACGCTCCAGGGACACTCCAAGGTGACCGTGCAGAAATAGAAGCTTGTAAAAATTTTGATTCAGAAATTCCTATTTTCTCCACCAAATATTTATACGGACATACCTTAGGTGCTTCGGGAATTTTAAATATTGACTTCGCTCTTCATTTATTTGAAATGCAAGAATTCAACATCGATCTGCCATATCCAAACACTCTTAAAAATAAGACCATTCAACAGCCTAAAAAAATTCTTATAAATGCTTCTGGTTTTGGTGGAAATACCGTTTCTATTTTGATTTCAAAAGCATAA
- a CDS encoding acyl-CoA thioesterase — protein MQKVFAKSSKTILTELVLPNDTNPLNNLMGGRLLHWMDIATAISARRFCKRVVVTAAVNHVSFDKPIPMGSVVTLEAQVSRAFKSSMEVIVDVFMEDNTTGDRIMCNQAIYTFVAVDQQGKPIEVPVCVPETEEEIKRFDAALRRRQLGLVLSKRMKAEDATELKAIFEESDS, from the coding sequence ATGCAAAAAGTATTCGCAAAAAGTTCTAAAACCATTCTTACCGAATTGGTTTTACCAAATGATACAAACCCACTCAACAACCTTATGGGAGGTAGATTATTGCACTGGATGGACATTGCAACAGCCATCTCTGCCCGAAGGTTTTGTAAAAGAGTTGTGGTAACAGCAGCAGTAAATCATGTTTCTTTTGATAAGCCAATCCCTATGGGATCTGTAGTAACGCTTGAAGCTCAGGTTTCTCGTGCTTTTAAATCTTCAATGGAAGTCATTGTTGATGTTTTTATGGAAGATAATACTACTGGTGATCGAATAATGTGTAACCAAGCAATCTATACCTTTGTGGCAGTAGATCAGCAAGGAAAACCTATTGAAGTACCTGTTTGTGTGCCCGAAACAGAGGAAGAAATTAAACGTTTTGATGCTGCACTAAGAAGACGTCAACTTGGTTTGGTTCTTTCTAAAAGAATGAAGGCCGAAGATGCTACCGAGCTTAAAGCCATTTTTGAAGAAAGTGATTCCTAA
- the topA gene encoding type I DNA topoisomerase, with product MSQNLVIVESPAKAKTIEGFLGKDFLVKSSFGHIRDLSHKKMGVDIENGFIPDYEVSSDKKDLVKELKKDVKKADIVWLATDEDREGEAIAWHLFEALDLSKKEVKRIVFHEITKTAIQKAINNPRELDYNLVNAQQARRILDRLVGFELSPVLWKKVQRGLSAGRVQSVAVRLIAEQERKIQAFEYSSAFRIQGDFEAENGVLHAEYSKRPDSKEGVIALFENLKNAQFAVNSVESKPAKRNPSAPFTTSTLQQEASRVLSFSVSKTMMIAQRLYEAGKITYMRTDSVTLSQDAIDACANFITNAFGDKYLNSKQYSTKAKGAQEAHEAIRPTYMENEGNDLSGDEARLYGLIRNRTIASQMSAAEFLRSTIKIGISTDDNHFIAKGEILVFDGFLKMYQAGENKDVILPKVKEEEALNRLDIAAKERFSNHPPRFNEASLVRKMEELGIGRPSTYAPTISTIQKRNYVIKEDRDGKQRSVHSITLQGEEIEAVLLTENFGAERNKLFPTDIGLVVNDFLFEHFDKIMDYHFTANVENLFDEVAEGSMDWQKMLENFYGEFHTNVEDVTENSERANGLRELGVDPKTGEKIIVRIGRYGPMAQLGEGTEEEKPKFASLRAGQSLESITLEEAIELFKLPRQLGEFEGKVMTAAIGRFGPYIRHDGKFVSLKEDDPLEVSGERAIELILEKRQADLDKIIHQFDQEEPLIEVLKGRWGPFIKSEKKNYKIPKDVDATTLDRAACEEIMKNQPAKRKKATTRKKTTAKKKTTTKKK from the coding sequence ATGTCACAAAATTTAGTGATTGTTGAGTCACCAGCCAAAGCTAAAACTATTGAAGGTTTTTTAGGAAAAGATTTTTTGGTAAAATCCAGTTTTGGCCATATCCGAGATTTAAGTCATAAAAAAATGGGAGTAGATATCGAAAACGGATTTATCCCAGATTATGAAGTCTCTTCGGACAAAAAAGACTTGGTGAAAGAACTAAAGAAAGACGTTAAGAAAGCAGATATTGTTTGGCTAGCAACGGATGAGGACCGTGAAGGAGAAGCCATTGCTTGGCATTTATTTGAAGCTTTAGATTTGAGTAAAAAAGAGGTGAAAAGAATTGTTTTTCATGAGATTACTAAAACAGCAATCCAAAAAGCAATCAATAATCCTAGAGAACTTGATTATAATCTTGTAAATGCACAACAAGCAAGAAGAATATTAGATCGTTTGGTAGGTTTTGAGCTTTCACCTGTACTTTGGAAGAAGGTTCAGAGAGGTTTATCAGCGGGTCGTGTTCAGTCTGTTGCAGTAAGACTTATTGCTGAGCAAGAAAGAAAAATACAAGCATTTGAGTATAGTTCTGCTTTTAGAATTCAAGGGGATTTTGAAGCGGAAAATGGAGTGCTTCATGCAGAATATTCAAAGAGACCAGATTCAAAAGAAGGTGTTATAGCATTGTTTGAAAATTTAAAAAATGCACAATTTGCAGTTAATTCTGTAGAATCAAAACCTGCAAAAAGAAATCCATCAGCTCCATTTACTACTTCTACACTCCAGCAAGAAGCTTCAAGAGTGTTGAGTTTTTCGGTTTCAAAAACCATGATGATTGCACAGCGCTTATACGAAGCAGGGAAAATAACTTATATGCGTACCGATAGTGTAACGCTTTCTCAAGATGCAATTGATGCCTGTGCTAATTTTATTACCAATGCATTTGGAGATAAATATCTAAACTCTAAGCAATATTCTACTAAGGCAAAAGGAGCGCAAGAAGCTCACGAGGCCATTCGTCCTACCTATATGGAAAACGAAGGGAATGATCTTAGCGGAGATGAAGCAAGGTTATATGGTCTTATCAGAAATAGAACGATTGCTTCACAAATGTCTGCCGCAGAATTCTTGAGATCTACAATCAAAATCGGAATTTCTACTGATGACAATCATTTTATTGCTAAAGGGGAAATTTTAGTTTTCGATGGATTCTTAAAAATGTACCAAGCAGGAGAAAATAAAGATGTCATTCTTCCGAAAGTAAAAGAAGAAGAAGCACTGAATCGTTTGGATATTGCAGCTAAAGAACGTTTTTCAAATCATCCTCCAAGGTTTAATGAAGCCAGTTTGGTTAGGAAAATGGAGGAGTTAGGAATCGGAAGACCTTCTACGTATGCACCGACTATTTCTACTATCCAAAAAAGAAATTACGTAATAAAAGAGGATCGAGACGGAAAACAAAGGTCTGTTCATAGTATCACTCTACAAGGTGAGGAGATAGAAGCTGTGTTGCTCACAGAAAACTTTGGAGCCGAAAGAAATAAATTATTTCCTACAGACATCGGTTTGGTAGTGAACGACTTCCTTTTTGAGCATTTTGATAAAATAATGGATTATCATTTTACCGCCAATGTAGAAAATCTATTCGACGAAGTAGCCGAAGGAAGCATGGATTGGCAAAAAATGTTGGAAAACTTTTATGGAGAATTCCATACCAATGTGGAAGATGTAACCGAGAACTCTGAAAGAGCCAACGGACTTAGAGAGCTTGGGGTAGATCCAAAAACGGGAGAAAAGATTATTGTACGTATCGGAAGATATGGGCCTATGGCACAACTTGGGGAAGGAACTGAAGAAGAAAAACCTAAATTTGCAAGTCTTAGAGCTGGGCAGTCCTTAGAATCAATTACTCTAGAAGAAGCCATTGAGCTTTTTAAACTTCCAAGACAATTAGGTGAGTTTGAAGGAAAGGTAATGACTGCTGCCATTGGAAGATTTGGTCCATATATTCGTCACGATGGAAAATTTGTTTCCCTCAAGGAAGATGATCCATTGGAAGTTTCTGGAGAAAGAGCGATAGAACTCATACTGGAAAAAAGACAAGCCGATCTCGATAAAATAATTCACCAGTTTGATCAAGAAGAGCCACTCATCGAAGTGTTAAAAGGAAGATGGGGACCATTTATCAAGTCTGAAAAAAAGAATTATAAAATTCCAAAAGACGTAGATGCTACCACACTTGATAGAGCTGCTTGTGAGGAAATCATGAAAAATCAGCCAGCTAAAAGAAAAAAGGCTACTACTAGGAAGAAAACAACAGCTAAAAAGAAAACAACCACCAAGAAGAAGTAA
- a CDS encoding outer-membrane lipoprotein carrier protein LolA, with protein sequence MIKNILSILVLLFSFHNGYAQSEPEMYMMKAKNNLLLSGAKEFTFTFDLVNTKANVQQSQNGVLVASETKYHLDITSSNMEIYFNGTDLYTLAHDDEEITITKPDQDEEEGLSFTTYFENYKNDFHISGKDLKFGKYQIELKPKSAQADVKKIIINFDNYDIKEITRHEKNGTISTVKVTNSQNLNSAAFEPNMSNFSNYDVNDLR encoded by the coding sequence ATGATTAAAAATATCCTTTCCATTTTAGTGCTTTTATTCTCTTTCCACAACGGGTATGCTCAGTCTGAACCCGAGATGTATATGATGAAAGCTAAGAATAATTTACTTCTATCAGGTGCAAAAGAATTTACTTTCACCTTTGATTTAGTAAACACAAAAGCCAATGTTCAACAAAGTCAAAATGGAGTTTTAGTAGCTTCTGAGACAAAATATCACTTAGATATCACTTCTAGTAATATGGAAATATACTTCAATGGGACTGATTTATACACATTGGCTCATGATGATGAAGAGATTACCATCACAAAGCCCGACCAAGATGAAGAAGAGGGTTTATCTTTCACTACTTATTTTGAAAACTATAAAAACGATTTTCATATTAGTGGTAAAGATCTAAAATTTGGAAAATATCAAATAGAATTGAAGCCAAAATCAGCACAAGCTGATGTAAAGAAAATTATTATCAATTTTGATAATTACGACATCAAAGAAATTACTCGTCATGAGAAAAATGGAACAATTTCTACAGTAAAAGTTACCAATTCTCAAAACTTGAACTCAGCAGCCTTTGAGCCAAATATGAGTAATTTTAGTAATTATGATGTAAATGATTTGAGATAG
- the bioD gene encoding dethiobiotin synthase, whose amino-acid sequence MQKKYFVTGIDTEVGKTLVATILTEALQADYQKVVQAGLEERDINFVKKYLSNSKTVIHPECVCLKNPLSPHAAAEMEQLNITLSQLEVAATENHLIMEGAGGLMVPINYQETLLDWLKLQKDVEVIVVSKNYLGSINHSLMTLEILKQNHIPVKGIIFNGTITPASEKVIQEISKTEYLGRILPEEKITKEVILKYAEYFKKVL is encoded by the coding sequence ATGCAAAAAAAATATTTTGTTACAGGAATAGACACCGAAGTAGGAAAAACTCTAGTAGCAACCATTTTAACAGAAGCTCTACAGGCAGATTACCAAAAAGTGGTACAAGCCGGCTTGGAGGAGAGAGATATTAATTTTGTAAAAAAATATCTTTCTAACAGTAAAACAGTTATACATCCAGAATGTGTTTGTTTAAAAAATCCGCTCTCTCCGCATGCAGCAGCAGAGATGGAACAGCTAAACATCACACTTTCTCAACTTGAGGTTGCCGCTACAGAGAATCATTTAATTATGGAAGGTGCTGGTGGCTTAATGGTTCCTATAAATTATCAAGAAACTTTACTCGACTGGTTAAAGCTTCAAAAAGATGTGGAAGTCATTGTGGTTTCAAAAAATTACCTCGGTAGTATTAATCACAGCCTAATGACTTTGGAGATTTTAAAACAAAATCATATTCCCGTGAAAGGAATTATCTTTAATGGAACAATTACTCCTGCCAGTGAGAAGGTCATTCAAGAAATTTCTAAAACTGAGTATTTAGGACGTATTTTGCCTGAAGAAAAAATCACTAAAGAAGTGATCTTAAAATATGCCGAGTATTTCAAAAAAGTACTTTAA
- a CDS encoding DNA translocase FtsK, translated as MQSRHQEEDFSQMGVDPSMEPHLKERKWHDFLRTDTTRLLWGLFLIVFSVVLIVTFFDYIFNWKSYQSLVSKEWSKYMFNKNIQLPNGTFFTRTAHFFIYKQIGLAIFILPIIMLLVGLNNFMQEKVVHILPVIKKSIFWALWLPISLAFFFNSTPPILGGHVGFTISENLSHLLGNFGTLALILFFLFSFLVINYGLKINPKSISKFFKDNPLEKAKKMVPSFPKKESKTEMVKEKIEASHSTETPIPIKKEKEKPKKESISKPTPVKEVVQKIEEKTPTFTEDPIKTEGNKVSFEVPEPVQTKKKTNKEPEAPKDLEIIVPEGEKIVPEIKVAEVSTPKEIAEPNDIADKLVEEYGEFDPTLELGNYEIPPLSIMEEYEGSDVSVDPEELQSNKEKIVETLRNYKIEISSISATVGPTITLYEIVPAPGVRISKIKGLENDIALSLAALGIRIIAPLPGKGTIGIEVPTKNPKIVSMKSVLLSEKFQNAKMELPVALGKTISNETYVADLAKMPHLLMAGATGQGKSVGLNAILTSLLYKKHPAELKLVLVDPKKVELTLYNHIERHFLAKLPGDGEAIITENKLVVNTVNSLCVEMDARYELLKKAHCRNLKEYNVKFRNRKLNPENGHRFLPYIVLVIDEFADLIMTAGKEIELPIARLAQLARAVGIHLIVATQRPTTNIITGTIKANFPARIAFRVTSNTDSRTILDASGANQLIGRGDMLYSNGNDLVRIQCAFVDTPEVEELCEYIGSQKGYPQAFQLPEFVGEDSGDSGIADIDLNERDAMFEEAAKVVVLHQQGSTSLIQRKLKLGYNRAGRIMDQLEAAGIVGPFAGSKARDVLIPDEYALEQFLNEL; from the coding sequence ATGCAATCAAGACATCAAGAAGAAGATTTTTCACAAATGGGAGTAGACCCTTCCATGGAACCTCACCTAAAAGAAAGAAAATGGCATGATTTCCTAAGAACAGATACTACTCGTTTGCTCTGGGGATTGTTTCTCATTGTTTTTTCGGTGGTTCTTATCGTTACTTTTTTCGATTATATTTTTAATTGGAAATCCTATCAAAGCCTTGTTTCTAAAGAATGGAGTAAGTATATGTTCAATAAAAATATCCAACTGCCTAATGGTACATTTTTTACAAGAACAGCACATTTCTTTATTTACAAACAAATTGGTTTAGCCATTTTTATTCTTCCGATTATCATGCTTTTGGTAGGTCTGAATAATTTTATGCAAGAAAAAGTAGTCCATATTCTTCCAGTTATAAAAAAATCTATTTTTTGGGCTTTATGGCTTCCTATTTCACTTGCCTTTTTTTTCAATAGTACTCCACCCATTTTGGGAGGTCATGTGGGCTTTACAATCTCAGAAAATTTATCACACCTATTAGGAAATTTTGGAACTTTAGCACTCATTTTATTTTTTCTGTTCAGTTTTTTGGTAATCAATTACGGACTTAAAATAAATCCAAAAAGTATTTCAAAATTCTTTAAAGACAACCCTTTAGAAAAAGCAAAGAAAATGGTACCTTCTTTCCCAAAGAAGGAGTCAAAAACAGAAATGGTGAAAGAAAAAATAGAAGCAAGCCATTCTACAGAAACACCAATTCCAATAAAAAAGGAGAAAGAAAAACCTAAAAAAGAATCTATTAGCAAACCGACACCCGTAAAAGAAGTCGTTCAAAAAATAGAAGAAAAAACTCCAACATTCACAGAAGACCCTATTAAAACCGAAGGAAATAAAGTCAGCTTTGAAGTTCCAGAACCTGTACAAACAAAGAAAAAAACAAACAAAGAACCAGAAGCTCCAAAAGACTTAGAAATTATTGTACCTGAAGGTGAAAAAATAGTTCCAGAGATCAAAGTAGCGGAAGTTTCTACACCAAAAGAAATTGCAGAACCTAATGATATAGCCGACAAGCTCGTTGAAGAATATGGAGAATTTGATCCTACTTTAGAACTAGGGAATTATGAAATACCTCCACTTTCCATCATGGAAGAGTATGAGGGATCTGATGTTTCTGTTGATCCTGAGGAATTACAATCTAATAAAGAAAAAATTGTAGAAACACTGAGGAACTACAAAATCGAAATTTCCTCTATTTCTGCCACAGTAGGCCCTACTATTACCCTTTATGAAATAGTGCCAGCACCAGGGGTGAGAATTTCAAAAATAAAAGGTCTGGAAAACGATATTGCTTTAAGTTTAGCAGCCTTGGGAATAAGAATTATTGCTCCACTTCCAGGAAAAGGAACAATAGGAATAGAAGTTCCTACCAAAAACCCCAAAATTGTATCGATGAAATCGGTACTCTTGTCTGAAAAATTCCAAAACGCAAAAATGGAGCTCCCTGTAGCATTGGGAAAAACGATTTCCAATGAAACCTATGTAGCAGATTTAGCAAAAATGCCTCACTTGCTAATGGCAGGTGCTACAGGACAAGGAAAGTCTGTTGGATTGAATGCCATTTTAACCTCCTTGCTTTACAAAAAACACCCTGCGGAACTCAAGCTTGTATTGGTAGATCCTAAAAAGGTAGAACTTACGCTTTACAACCATATTGAAAGACATTTCTTAGCAAAGCTACCCGGTGATGGAGAAGCGATAATTACAGAGAACAAACTGGTAGTTAACACGGTAAACTCTCTTTGTGTAGAGATGGATGCACGCTACGAATTACTTAAAAAAGCCCATTGTAGAAACCTCAAGGAGTATAATGTAAAGTTTAGAAATAGAAAACTAAACCCCGAAAATGGACATCGTTTCTTACCATATATTGTCTTGGTCATTGATGAATTTGCCGATTTAATAATGACAGCAGGAAAAGAAATTGAACTTCCAATTGCCCGTTTAGCACAACTTGCTCGTGCCGTGGGTATTCACCTAATAGTAGCCACACAAAGACCTACAACAAATATTATCACAGGAACGATAAAAGCCAATTTCCCAGCAAGAATTGCATTTAGAGTAACCTCAAACACAGATTCTAGAACCATTCTAGATGCTTCTGGAGCTAATCAATTAATTGGTCGTGGAGACATGCTCTACTCAAATGGTAATGACCTCGTGCGTATTCAATGTGCTTTTGTTGACACGCCTGAAGTAGAAGAACTTTGTGAGTACATTGGATCACAAAAAGGATATCCGCAAGCCTTTCAATTACCAGAATTTGTTGGGGAAGACAGTGGAGACAGCGGAATAGCAGATATTGATCTCAATGAGAGAGATGCCATGTTTGAAGAAGCCGCCAAGGTTGTCGTACTTCATCAGCAGGGATCTACCTCGCTTATTCAAAGAAAACTAAAACTAGGTTACAACCGTGCAGGTAGAATTATGGATCAGCTAGAAGCCGCAGGAATTGTAGGTCCATTTGCAGGCTCTAAAGCGAGAGATGTTCTCATTCCTGACGAATATGCTTTGGAACAGTTCTTGAATGAATTGTAG